The Sulfitobacter donghicola DSW-25 = KCTC 12864 = JCM 14565 genome has a segment encoding these proteins:
- a CDS encoding DUF502 domain-containing protein yields the protein MNTPFDPDPISPQKRGLISRARGNFLTGLVVIAPVGLTIWLIWSVVGWIDGFVLPLVPLKYHPDRLIQDLLGLDPLVQINVRGIGVVIFLLFTVLVGWIAKGLIGRSAIHFAEGLVERTPVVRSIYSGIKQISETIFAQNDRSFETACLIEYPRKGIWAIGFISTGAKAEIAEKSDPSDEMLSVFLPTTPNPTSGFLLFLPRRDVIELDMSVEDSAKLVISAGLVYPNPKAQENGDEPIADLNARR from the coding sequence ATGAATACCCCATTTGATCCTGATCCAATTAGCCCACAAAAACGTGGATTAATTTCACGGGCCCGAGGGAACTTCCTAACCGGTCTGGTCGTGATTGCGCCGGTGGGCCTGACGATTTGGCTGATCTGGAGCGTTGTGGGCTGGATCGATGGCTTTGTGTTGCCTTTGGTGCCGCTCAAATATCACCCTGATCGCCTTATTCAGGATTTGCTGGGGCTGGATCCGCTGGTGCAGATCAACGTGCGCGGCATCGGCGTGGTTATCTTTTTGTTGTTCACGGTTTTGGTGGGCTGGATCGCCAAGGGGTTGATTGGGCGCTCGGCAATCCACTTTGCCGAAGGGCTGGTGGAACGCACCCCTGTTGTGCGCTCGATCTATTCCGGCATCAAACAAATTTCCGAAACGATCTTTGCCCAGAACGACCGGAGCTTTGAAACAGCCTGCCTGATCGAATATCCGCGCAAAGGTATTTGGGCGATCGGGTTTATCTCGACTGGCGCAAAAGCGGAAATTGCTGAAAAATCAGACCCTTCGGATGAGATGTTATCGGTTTTCCTACCGACAACGCCAAACCCGACCTCGGGCTTTTTGCTGTTTCTCCCCAGACGCGATGTGATCGAGTTGGACATGTCTGTAGAGGATTCCGCCAAATTGGTGATCTCGGCTGGGCTGGTTTACCCCAACCCCAAAGCGCAGGAAAACGGCGACGAACCCATCGCCGACCTAAACGCGCGCCGCTAG
- a CDS encoding patatin-like phospholipase family protein produces the protein MAKATKKINLALQGGGAHGAFTWGVLDRLLQEDDLEICGMSGTSAGALNGAALKSGMISGGRQGARDNLEWLWMQVAGVSDLRMGDWMAPFGLQVLSKQIEYSMPFAMGDAMTRMMSPYSYGPLYKNPLRDIVEKFNYEQVCDDHQPVFYVGATRVRNGKIRVFEGDEIGPDALMASACLPTVFQAVEIFDKKTDRKEAFWDGGFTGNPALFPLFNPKLPEDIVIININPLERDTIPTTPQEIQNRVNEISFNSSLLRELRAIEFVQRLIEEGTVESGKMSRVRIHMIADDVLMGKLSAATKIVPNPTVIGQLKTAGHAAAEAFLRDDVDNIGKRSSVNLLEMFA, from the coding sequence ATGGCCAAGGCGACAAAAAAGATCAATCTGGCGCTTCAGGGCGGCGGCGCCCATGGCGCGTTTACATGGGGGGTACTGGACCGGCTTTTGCAAGAGGATGATCTAGAGATTTGCGGCATGTCTGGCACCTCTGCCGGTGCGCTGAATGGCGCGGCGCTTAAATCAGGGATGATTTCAGGCGGCCGTCAGGGGGCACGGGATAATCTGGAATGGCTCTGGATGCAGGTGGCAGGTGTTTCGGATCTGCGCATGGGCGACTGGATGGCTCCGTTTGGCCTGCAAGTCCTGAGCAAGCAGATCGAATATAGTATGCCCTTTGCCATGGGCGATGCGATGACGCGAATGATGTCGCCTTATTCTTATGGGCCTCTTTATAAAAACCCGCTGCGCGACATTGTGGAAAAGTTTAATTATGAACAGGTCTGTGACGATCATCAGCCGGTGTTTTATGTCGGGGCTACCCGCGTTCGGAACGGTAAAATCCGCGTATTCGAAGGGGATGAGATCGGACCAGATGCCTTGATGGCCTCGGCCTGTTTGCCCACTGTTTTTCAAGCGGTTGAGATTTTTGACAAGAAAACAGATCGCAAGGAAGCGTTTTGGGATGGTGGATTTACGGGCAACCCTGCCTTGTTCCCGCTGTTCAATCCAAAACTTCCCGAAGACATTGTTATCATTAACATTAACCCACTAGAGCGCGACACCATCCCGACGACACCTCAGGAAATCCAGAACCGTGTCAATGAGATCAGCTTTAACTCCAGCCTGCTGCGCGAATTGCGCGCGATTGAATTTGTGCAACGTTTGATCGAGGAAGGCACGGTCGAGTCAGGCAAGATGAGCCGCGTTCGTATCCACATGATTGCGGATGACGTTCTGATGGGGAAACTATCGGCGGCGACCAAGATTGTGCCAAATCCAACGGTGATTGGTCAGCTGAAAACCGCAGGCCATGCCGCAGCCGAGGCATTTCTGCGCGATGACGTGGATAACATTGGCAAGCGCAGCAGCGTAAACCTGCTAGAGATGTTCGCCTAG
- a CDS encoding 3-hydroxybutyrate dehydrogenase → MALTYDLSGKTAVITGSNSGIGLGIAQELAKAGADIVLNSFSDREEDHALAAQIAKETGVKARYIKADMSKGDECRQLIEEAGVCDILINNAGIQHVAPIPEFPTSKWDAIIAINLSSAFHTSAVALPMMRKAGWGRVINVASAHGLTASPYKSAYVAAKHGIVGLTKTTALETAEEPITANAICPGYVLTPLVESQIPDTMKEYDMSREDVIKNVMLKRQPSKDFATVEQLGGTAAFLCSAAADQITGTQISVDGGWTAL, encoded by the coding sequence ATGGCTCTTACCTATGACTTGTCTGGCAAAACCGCCGTTATTACGGGCTCGAATTCTGGTATTGGATTGGGCATCGCCCAAGAACTGGCAAAGGCAGGGGCCGACATTGTTCTAAACTCCTTTTCGGATCGCGAAGAAGATCACGCGCTGGCCGCGCAGATTGCCAAAGAAACAGGGGTAAAGGCGCGCTATATCAAGGCGGATATGTCTAAAGGGGATGAGTGCCGCCAATTGATCGAAGAAGCGGGTGTTTGCGATATTCTGATTAACAACGCGGGCATTCAACACGTTGCGCCTATTCCTGAATTCCCGACATCAAAGTGGGATGCCATCATCGCGATTAACCTTAGCTCGGCTTTTCACACATCAGCCGTGGCCTTGCCAATGATGCGCAAAGCGGGCTGGGGCCGTGTGATCAACGTGGCCTCTGCACATGGGTTGACCGCATCGCCCTATAAATCCGCCTATGTCGCGGCCAAACACGGTATCGTGGGCCTGACCAAAACCACTGCTCTGGAAACCGCCGAAGAGCCGATCACCGCAAACGCGATCTGCCCCGGATATGTTTTGACGCCGCTGGTGGAAAGCCAAATTCCCGACACGATGAAGGAATACGACATGAGCCGCGAAGACGTGATCAAAAACGTTATGCTCAAACGTCAGCCAAGCAAGGATTTTGCAACCGTTGAGCAGTTGGGCGGCACAGCTGCCTTCTTGTGTTCTGCGGCGGCGGATCAGATTACTGGAACACAGATCAGCGTTGATGGCGGCTGGACCGCTCTTTGA
- a CDS encoding extracellular solute-binding protein: MALDFFPIARGFTTLSSLILWGIAVHAEPQHAISMYGDPALGQDFTHLPYANPDAPKGGGIVLGNTGGFDSLNPFVRKGTSPWQLPFFTHETLMGRSWDEPFTLYGLLAETIETDEERTWVEFTLRENTRFSDGSALTVEDVIFSFETLGTVGHPKYHSLYRQIESIEQTGERSVRLTFNTENRELALLAGLRPILSKAQWEGREIANAPVQDIPIGSGPYTVGDYEPGRFVQLTRNPDYWGADLPFRTGTHNFDTIKLDFYGDSKVLFEGFKVGEVSAVREFNAESWESQYTFPAVTNGDIVKSVIPHQKPSGMTGFVMNTRRAPFDDWRIRDALIHAFNFEYINDTLTGNTQPRITSYFSNSVLGKESGPAQGRVAEMLLPYQDTLPVGTIEGYDLPVSNGTARNRAGIRNAMAQFEAAGYTVENGKMLRGDGSPVSFSILIAKGSTEDIAIAELYLRALERLGITATIETVDDAQYFSRSGEFDFDITPFRRALSLSPGNEQKFYWGSGAADLEGSRNLMGARSPAIDAMIDEMLNARDSADFVAATRALDRILTAGRYVIPFWSYTEGRVAHVKQMKFPKTLPIYGDGAQWMPEVWWWDDNQ, encoded by the coding sequence ATGGCTTTAGATTTTTTCCCGATTGCACGGGGATTTACGACCCTGTCTTCACTGATTCTTTGGGGAATCGCCGTTCATGCTGAACCTCAGCATGCTATTTCCATGTATGGCGACCCTGCATTGGGTCAGGATTTCACCCATCTGCCCTATGCGAATCCGGACGCGCCCAAAGGGGGCGGCATTGTTTTGGGCAATACCGGCGGCTTTGACAGCCTCAATCCGTTTGTGCGCAAAGGCACCTCACCTTGGCAGCTGCCCTTCTTTACCCATGAAACCCTCATGGGGCGCTCTTGGGATGAACCCTTTACGCTTTATGGATTACTCGCTGAAACGATTGAAACAGATGAGGAGCGGACGTGGGTTGAATTTACCCTGCGCGAAAATACCCGTTTTTCTGACGGCTCTGCGCTGACGGTCGAGGACGTTATTTTCAGCTTTGAAACCTTGGGAACCGTTGGGCACCCGAAATACCATAGCCTGTATCGTCAGATCGAAAGCATCGAACAAACGGGTGAACGTTCGGTTCGACTGACCTTTAACACCGAAAACCGCGAGCTGGCTTTGCTGGCAGGATTGCGCCCCATCCTATCCAAGGCCCAGTGGGAAGGACGCGAGATCGCCAATGCGCCGGTTCAGGACATCCCGATCGGCTCTGGCCCTTATACTGTTGGCGACTATGAACCGGGTCGTTTTGTTCAACTGACCCGTAATCCAGATTATTGGGGCGCTGATCTGCCGTTTCGGACTGGTACGCATAACTTTGACACGATCAAATTGGACTTTTACGGCGATTCAAAAGTGCTGTTCGAGGGGTTCAAAGTAGGCGAAGTTTCCGCAGTGCGCGAATTCAACGCAGAAAGCTGGGAGAGCCAATATACCTTTCCTGCGGTGACAAATGGCGACATCGTTAAATCGGTTATTCCACATCAAAAGCCGTCAGGCATGACCGGATTTGTCATGAACACCCGCCGCGCGCCTTTTGACGATTGGCGTATCCGTGATGCGCTGATCCATGCGTTTAACTTTGAATACATCAATGACACCTTAACCGGTAACACCCAGCCACGGATCACTTCGTATTTCTCAAACTCCGTTTTGGGAAAAGAGAGTGGCCCCGCCCAAGGCCGCGTTGCTGAAATGCTGCTGCCTTATCAAGATACCCTGCCCGTCGGCACGATCGAGGGTTACGACCTGCCTGTTTCCAACGGCACGGCCCGCAACCGCGCAGGCATTCGCAACGCAATGGCCCAGTTTGAGGCCGCTGGCTACACCGTCGAAAATGGCAAGATGTTGCGCGGGGATGGCTCGCCCGTTTCGTTCAGCATTCTCATTGCCAAAGGCAGTACCGAAGACATCGCTATTGCCGAACTTTATCTGCGCGCGCTTGAACGGCTGGGGATTACGGCCACTATCGAAACCGTTGATGATGCACAGTATTTTTCGCGTTCGGGCGAGTTTGATTTTGATATCACCCCCTTCCGCCGCGCCCTATCCCTTAGCCCCGGAAACGAGCAAAAGTTTTATTGGGGCAGCGGTGCTGCTGATCTGGAAGGGTCCCGTAACCTGATGGGCGCGCGCAGCCCTGCGATTGATGCCATGATTGACGAGATGCTGAACGCGCGTGACAGCGCGGATTTCGTGGCCGCAACGCGCGCGCTTGATCGGATCCTGACCGCTGGGCGCTATGTCATCCCGTTTTGGTCCTATACCGAGGGGCGCGTCGCCCATGTAAAGCAGATGAAATTCCCAAAAACCTTACCAATCTATGGCGATGGCGCCCAATGGATGCCCGAGGTTTGGTGGTGGGACGACAATCAATAA
- a CDS encoding aquaporin, translating into MTQKIFAELVGTAMLLISVIGSGIMGVELAQGNDAIALLANAIATGCMLFVIITVLGHRSGAHFNPAVSFAFFLRGELTFVTFASFVIAQVVGGVLGVWAAHIMFDLPVLQVSQTLHRTGGAQWFSEILATLGLLFVIFGGIHVGKKAVPTLVALYITGAYWFTSSTSFANPAVTFARGWSDTFAGIYPGHIAMFIVMQLIAVLIGHFTLGPLLDE; encoded by the coding sequence ATGACACAAAAAATATTTGCGGAACTCGTCGGCACTGCGATGCTGCTTATCTCGGTTATTGGATCGGGGATCATGGGCGTTGAATTGGCCCAAGGGAATGACGCGATTGCGCTGCTGGCCAATGCGATCGCCACCGGCTGTATGTTGTTTGTCATCATCACCGTCCTTGGCCACCGATCAGGCGCCCACTTTAACCCCGCTGTCAGCTTTGCCTTCTTCCTACGAGGAGAGCTGACATTTGTGACTTTTGCGAGCTTTGTCATCGCTCAGGTTGTGGGTGGCGTTTTGGGGGTATGGGCTGCGCATATTATGTTTGATCTGCCTGTTCTTCAGGTGAGCCAAACCTTGCACCGCACTGGTGGGGCGCAGTGGTTCTCGGAAATTCTTGCGACTTTGGGCCTGCTGTTTGTCATCTTTGGCGGCATCCACGTGGGGAAAAAGGCGGTCCCGACTCTGGTTGCGCTATATATCACTGGCGCTTATTGGTTCACATCCTCCACCAGCTTTGCCAACCCTGCGGTAACTTTTGCACGTGGCTGGTCAGATACCTTTGCGGGCATCTACCCCGGTCACATCGCAATGTTTATCGTGATGCAGTTGATCGCCGTGCTCATCGGGCATTTCACCCTAGGGCCATTGTTAGACGAGTGA
- a CDS encoding helix-turn-helix domain-containing protein: MTNDPAKSMIQIAREDGAAHTVPPVDLGARVRELRKARGWTLEQAASQAGLARSTLSKIENAQMSPTYDALKKLAVGLEISVPQLFTPPAAEQINGRMAVTKSGEGAAQATATYEHELLADSLRKKNMLPYRARIRARQMEEFDGWVRHDGEEFLYVLTGVIKLYTEFYEPIEMRRGDSAYYDAAMGHNVISTSDEDATILWVTSLV, from the coding sequence ATGACAAATGATCCAGCTAAATCCATGATTCAGATCGCCCGCGAAGACGGTGCGGCCCATACCGTACCTCCGGTTGATTTGGGGGCACGTGTTCGCGAATTGCGCAAGGCGCGGGGGTGGACGCTTGAACAAGCCGCAAGCCAAGCTGGGCTGGCCCGCTCGACCCTGTCGAAAATCGAAAACGCGCAGATGTCACCGACCTATGACGCGTTGAAAAAGCTGGCTGTAGGGTTGGAAATATCCGTGCCTCAGCTGTTTACGCCGCCCGCGGCTGAGCAGATCAATGGCCGCATGGCCGTGACAAAATCAGGCGAAGGGGCCGCGCAAGCCACTGCCACCTATGAACACGAGCTGCTGGCGGACAGTCTGCGCAAAAAGAACATGCTGCCTTATCGCGCCCGTATCCGCGCCCGCCAGATGGAGGAATTCGACGGCTGGGTGCGCCATGACGGCGAAGAATTTCTATATGTTCTGACGGGGGTTATTAAGCTCTATACCGAGTTTTACGAACCGATCGAAATGCGGCGGGGCGACAGCGCCTATTACGACGCTGCCATGGGGCATAATGTGATCTCGACTTCGGATGAGGATGCGACGATCCTCTGGGTCACATCACTCGTCTAA
- a CDS encoding class I adenylate-forming enzyme family protein: MLSIFDQGPPPPCPSPFNMAAHVLGKAQAVPEKVALCVLGEKDWTYSALEAAVLGTATGLLSAGAVAGDRILMRLGNTVDFPLAYLGALAAGMVPVPTASALTEREVAPMIATLSPKLILRDPSVACPDDPRIIELDPLRQMRSLPPARYHMGDPERAGYIIYTSGTSGKPRAVVHAHRAIWARKMMHSGWYGLDSNDRMLHAGAFNWTYTLGTGLMDPWTVGATAIIPAPNTAATELPKLIQENNATIFAAAPGVYRQLLQQTDIPPMPSLRHGLSAGEKLPPAICARWEEATGTAVYEAYGMSECSTFISASPDHPVSSTVLGRPQQGRHIALLDHNGPVALGQEGTIAVHRSDPGLMLAYLDAPEETAAKMQGDWFLTGDQGSMDADFQITYLGRNDDMMNAGGFRVSPVEVEACLARFDGITAVGAAEVMVKEDVSVIAAFYTAPSPLDEDALRSYASANLARYKQPRLFIHLPELPMGANGKILRRSLRQHYEAP; the protein is encoded by the coding sequence ATGCTGTCAATTTTCGATCAAGGCCCACCGCCGCCCTGCCCTTCACCGTTCAATATGGCGGCTCATGTTCTGGGAAAAGCGCAGGCAGTTCCTGAAAAGGTTGCCCTTTGCGTATTAGGTGAAAAAGACTGGACTTACAGCGCATTAGAAGCCGCCGTTCTGGGAACCGCAACAGGCCTGTTATCCGCAGGGGCGGTTGCGGGGGATCGCATTTTGATGCGGCTTGGCAATACGGTTGATTTCCCCCTTGCCTATCTTGGCGCGCTTGCTGCTGGGATGGTGCCTGTCCCGACGGCATCAGCGCTGACCGAGCGCGAAGTTGCCCCGATGATCGCAACTTTGTCGCCAAAGCTGATCCTGCGCGACCCTTCTGTTGCCTGCCCCGATGATCCGCGGATCATCGAGCTTGATCCTCTGCGCCAAATGCGCAGCCTTCCCCCAGCGCGTTATCATATGGGTGATCCCGAGCGGGCTGGATATATCATCTATACGTCGGGCACCTCTGGCAAACCGCGCGCTGTTGTACACGCCCACCGCGCCATCTGGGCGCGCAAAATGATGCATAGCGGCTGGTACGGGCTGGACAGCAATGATCGCATGCTGCACGCGGGGGCGTTCAACTGGACCTATACACTGGGCACGGGGCTGATGGACCCTTGGACCGTTGGCGCAACGGCGATCATTCCCGCGCCAAACACGGCAGCCACCGAATTACCCAAGCTCATCCAAGAAAACAATGCCACGATTTTCGCCGCAGCGCCTGGTGTGTATCGGCAATTGCTTCAACAGACCGACATCCCCCCAATGCCCAGCCTGCGCCATGGCCTTAGCGCTGGTGAAAAACTGCCGCCCGCGATTTGTGCCCGCTGGGAAGAGGCAACCGGAACCGCCGTTTATGAAGCCTACGGCATGTCGGAATGTTCGACCTTTATCTCGGCCTCGCCCGACCATCCTGTTTCGTCCACCGTTTTGGGCCGCCCCCAACAGGGTCGCCATATCGCATTGCTAGATCACAACGGCCCCGTTGCGTTAGGCCAAGAAGGTACAATCGCCGTTCACCGCAGTGATCCTGGATTAATGTTGGCCTATCTGGACGCGCCAGAAGAAACCGCCGCCAAGATGCAAGGCGATTGGTTTTTGACAGGCGATCAGGGCAGCATGGATGCTGATTTCCAAATCACCTATTTGGGCCGCAACGACGATATGATGAATGCGGGCGGCTTTCGTGTTTCCCCTGTTGAGGTCGAGGCCTGTCTGGCGCGATTTGATGGCATCACAGCCGTTGGTGCCGCAGAAGTGATGGTGAAAGAGGACGTCAGCGTGATCGCCGCCTTCTATACCGCCCCATCCCCCCTAGACGAAGACGCGCTGCGCAGTTATGCCAGCGCCAACTTGGCGCGCTATAAACAGCCGCGCCTGTTCATTCATTTGCCAGAGCTGCCCATGGGCGCAAACGGCAAGATTTTGCGCCGATCGCTGCGCCAGCACTACGAGGCCCCCTGA
- a CDS encoding DsbA family oxidoreductase: MTNSIKLDIMSDPICPWCYIGKAHLDRALAAHPDHPFLIEWHPFQLNPDMPAEGMGRRAYLEGKFGGKEGAVRAYAPVVEHAEKAGLNINFEGMQRTPNTLNAHRLIHWAGIEGRQTAAVSALFKAYFVDTRDIGDTEVLTDIADSIEMDASVVARLLATDEDMQAIRDRDAHSRQMGINSVPTFIVGGRHAVPGAQPPELWAKVIAEVTQES, encoded by the coding sequence ATGACCAATTCGATCAAGCTAGATATCATGTCCGACCCGATCTGCCCTTGGTGCTATATCGGCAAGGCGCATCTGGACCGCGCCTTGGCCGCGCATCCCGATCATCCGTTTCTGATCGAATGGCACCCCTTTCAGCTAAACCCTGACATGCCCGCCGAAGGCATGGGCCGCCGCGCCTATCTAGAGGGTAAGTTCGGTGGCAAAGAAGGCGCCGTGCGCGCCTATGCGCCCGTTGTCGAACACGCAGAGAAAGCTGGCCTGAACATCAACTTTGAAGGGATGCAGCGCACCCCAAACACGTTGAACGCCCACCGCCTGATCCACTGGGCGGGCATTGAGGGGCGCCAGACCGCCGCCGTTTCCGCCCTGTTCAAAGCCTATTTCGTTGATACCCGCGATATTGGCGATACCGAAGTGCTGACCGATATTGCAGATAGTATCGAAATGGATGCCTCTGTTGTGGCGCGTTTGTTGGCGACTGACGAAGATATGCAAGCCATCCGTGACCGCGATGCGCATAGCCGGCAGATGGGCATCAACTCGGTCCCGACCTTTATCGTGGGGGGCCGCCACGCCGTGCCTGGCGCACAACCACCCGAGCTATGGGCCAAGGTCATCGCCGAAGTCACTCAAGAATCCTGA
- a CDS encoding adenylyltransferase/cytidyltransferase family protein — MMSPMSSRVVLTYGSFDLFHQGHARLLQRLSMLGSELIVGCSTDAYNEKMGVPSVTSYAQRRLMLESCRFVSRVIAEQDWNQKYTDIVNYNVSVFAMGEDWRGQFDHFEDVTQVVYVPRAEIIGARRPFHAVPQPSLKVASGY, encoded by the coding sequence ATGATGTCCCCTATGTCTTCGCGTGTTGTGCTGACCTATGGATCGTTTGATCTGTTTCATCAGGGCCATGCGCGATTGCTTCAACGCCTTTCTATGTTGGGGTCCGAACTGATCGTGGGATGTTCTACTGATGCCTATAACGAAAAAATGGGTGTGCCATCGGTCACCTCATATGCACAGCGCCGGTTGATGCTGGAAAGCTGCCGTTTCGTCAGCCGCGTCATCGCCGAGCAGGACTGGAACCAGAAATACACCGATATCGTGAATTATAACGTTTCGGTCTTTGCCATGGGCGAAGATTGGAGAGGCCAGTTTGACCATTTTGAGGACGTCACACAGGTGGTCTATGTGCCGCGTGCGGAAATCATCGGTGCCCGTCGCCCTTTCCATGCGGTGCCACAACCCTCGCTAAAGGTGGCCTCGGGGTATTAA
- a CDS encoding multidrug effflux MFS transporter — protein MPPSSDSFKMGRTEFVALMAMMMAAIAFSIDSILPALPTIAAELSPDAPQQAPLILSMFLLGLGVGTFFTGPLSDAYGRKPLILFASGLYILGAAVAWAAQSLEVILFARVLQGLGASGPRVVSIAIVRDRFAGRQMAQVVSIIMMIFTLVPAVAPLLGEFIIHLTGWRGIFLSFILFAVIICVWMSFRLPETLPVEDRRPMRLTLMFSAVKEMAKHQVVRLSIFVQTLIMGCLFLTLMLVQQVYDLVYARADEFPYWFFLVAILSGSAGLLNALLVVRFGMYRLVTLALAFQILFSGAFVLFDLGAGPYGFFFFVFWQTTIFFQAGMTLGNLNALAMEPMGHIAGMAASVIGALSTVGAVLISGPLGTMIHGDERLLAACVFVLAFVGCLTMLWMGRALKKQAVG, from the coding sequence GTGCCCCCTTCCTCAGATTCCTTCAAAATGGGCCGGACCGAGTTCGTCGCCCTAATGGCCATGATGATGGCGGCGATTGCATTCTCTATCGATTCAATTTTGCCAGCCCTGCCGACCATTGCCGCCGAACTCTCCCCCGACGCGCCTCAGCAAGCGCCGCTTATCCTCAGCATGTTCCTTTTGGGGCTGGGGGTTGGCACATTTTTCACAGGCCCCCTTTCTGACGCCTATGGCCGCAAGCCGCTAATCCTGTTTGCCAGCGGGCTTTATATCCTCGGCGCTGCCGTGGCTTGGGCAGCGCAAAGCCTAGAGGTCATTCTATTTGCGCGTGTTCTTCAGGGGTTGGGGGCCTCTGGGCCACGGGTTGTTTCGATTGCGATCGTTCGCGACCGCTTTGCGGGGCGACAGATGGCTCAGGTTGTCTCCATTATCATGATGATCTTTACCTTGGTGCCAGCGGTTGCACCTTTGTTGGGTGAATTCATCATCCATTTGACTGGCTGGCGCGGCATCTTCCTGTCCTTCATCCTTTTTGCAGTCATCATTTGCGTCTGGATGTCCTTTCGACTGCCTGAAACGCTCCCCGTTGAAGACCGCCGCCCAATGCGCCTGACGTTGATGTTTTCTGCGGTCAAAGAAATGGCAAAACACCAAGTTGTTCGATTGTCGATCTTTGTGCAGACATTGATCATGGGCTGCCTGTTCCTCACGCTCATGCTGGTTCAACAGGTGTATGACCTTGTCTATGCGCGGGCGGATGAGTTTCCCTATTGGTTCTTCTTAGTCGCCATTTTATCGGGAAGCGCGGGCCTGCTGAATGCTTTGCTGGTTGTTCGGTTCGGCATGTATCGCCTTGTGACCCTTGCCTTGGCGTTCCAAATCCTCTTCTCAGGAGCCTTTGTCCTGTTTGATCTGGGCGCGGGACCCTATGGGTTTTTCTTCTTCGTCTTCTGGCAAACCACTATTTTCTTTCAGGCTGGAATGACATTGGGCAATCTGAACGCCCTCGCGATGGAGCCGATGGGCCATATCGCGGGCATGGCTGCCTCGGTTATTGGTGCGCTTTCTACTGTTGGTGCAGTGCTGATTTCTGGCCCGCTTGGAACAATGATCCATGGTGACGAACGGCTGTTAGCGGCGTGCGTGTTTGTGCTGGCCTTTGTGGGCTGTCTAACAATGTTGTGGATGGGCAGAGCCCTGAAAAAGCAGGCGGTAGGGTAA